GCAACCAATCCGCGAAACGAAAGATCTCGCCGGGCTTCCGAGATCACCCGATCTGCGCCAGGATCGCCGAGGCGATCTTGTCGGCCTGGGCTTCGAGGTACTCCACGTCGCGGCCTTCAATGAGCAGGCGGATGAGGGACTCCGTACCGGAGTAGCGCAGCAGCACACGACCGTAGTCGCCCAGCTTCTTCTCCGTTTCCTTGATGATCTTCTGGGCATCGGCCAGCTCTGTGATCGGCGGCTTGCTGCGCACGCGCAGGTTGCGGGCGGCCTGGGGGAATTTTTTGAGGCACTTGCGCAGGTGGCTCAGCGGCTCGCCTGTTTCCTTCATGATTTTCAGCACCTGCAGGCCGGCGATGAGGCCGTCGCCCGTGGTGGCCCAGTCGCCAAAGATGATGTGGCCGCTCTGCTCGCCACCCAGGTTCAGACCGCGGGAGTGCATTTCCTCCAGCACGTAGCGGTCGCCCACATTGGTGCGGATCACGCGGCCACCCAGGCGGGAGACGAGGTCGTCCAGGCCGTAGTTGCTCATGATGGTCACGGCCAGCGTGTTCTGCTTCAGCGTGCCTTTGCGCAGCATGGACTCGGCAGCGATGGCCATCAGTTCATCCCCATCCAGGGCGATGGCTTCCTCGTCACACAGGGCGATGCGGTCCGCATCCCCATCATGGGCGATGCCGGCCTGCGCCTGGGACTGGCGCACCAGACGCTCCAGCTCCTCGCTGTGCGTGCAGCCACACTCCTCATTGATGTTAAAGCCGTCCGGCTCACTGTGAAAGACCTGCACGTCCGCACCCAGTTGCTCCAGCGCCAGCGCACTGGTGTAGGAGGCAGCGCCGTGGGCATTGTCCAGCGCCACCCGCATGCCGTCCAGCCGCAGGCCGCCCATGCTGGCCACCGCGTGGGCCACGTAGCGCTCCACACTGTCTGCCATCCGGCTTACTCGGCCGATGCCACGCCCTTCTGGACGGGTGGCCTCTTCGGTATTGCCGAGGACGATCTTCTCGATGGCGATTTCCGTCTTGTCGCTCAGCTTGCGGCCGTTGCCGTGGACGAACTTGATGCCGTTGTCTTCAAAAGGATTGTGCGAGGCGCTGACCACCACGCCAAAGTTAGCCCCGGTCTGCGCGGCCAGCATGGCCACGGCAGGGGTGGGCACCATGCCTGCGAGGACGACATCCACCCCGGCGGAGTTCAGACCTGCGATGAGGGCAGACTCCAGCATCTCCCCGGAAGCGCGCGTATCCCGCCCGATGATGCAGCGGGGCCGGTCGCCCCCTTCAGTCCGGCTTCCCAGCACAGCCGCCGCCGCCTGCCCCAGGCGAAGGACAAACTCAGGGGTCATGGGATGGCGATTGGCCACGGCGCGGACGCCGTCGGTGCCGAAGAATTGACGCTTTTCAGACATAGAGCGCGCGGTTTACCTCAGGACTGCCCCAGTGTCAAAGCCCGCCGCACAAAGTCGCTCACACGGCACGCAGGGGCGGCAGGGGCGGATAGTCGCGCGGCCCCACGCTGATCTGGCTCTTGATCATGAACCAAAACAGAAAGGCCAGCAGCAGCGCCACGAATTTTTCGCGCCAGTTGCGGGTGAAAAAGTTTTTAAACTGGTCCCAGGTCACGGGTCGGTTCCTCCTGCACGGGTTCGGGGGCGGCAGCGCCAAAGGTCAGCAGCTCATTCAGACGGTCGCGTAGTTCCTCTGGCTCAAGGTCGTGCTCCAGCTTGCCCCGGTAGGCCAGGGACAGGGCTCCGCTTTCCTCACTCACGATGAGGGCGATGGCGTCGGTCTCTTCGGTCACGCCCATGGCGGCGCGGTGGCGCAGGCCGATGGCGCGGTCCCGCACCTCCCTCTGGCTGACGGGGAAAACGCAGCCCGCTGAGGCAATGCGGCCCTGGTCGATGATGGCCCCGCCATCGTGCAGGGCCGTCTTCGGATGAAAGATGGTGGTGATGAGTTCCGGTGAAAGGCGTGCATCCACGCTCACCCCCGTCTCCGCCAGCAGGCGCAGGTCAATGCCGCGCTTGATGGCAAAGAGCGCCCCACAGCGGCGGGCGGAAAGCTGCTGCATCGCCTCCAGCAGCACGTCCAGCGATTCTGGATCCGGCCGGTTCAGCGAAAACATGCGGTGGCTGCCCAGCTCCGCCAGCACGCGCCGCAGCTCCGGCTGGAACAGCACCACCAGGGCGATGGCCAGGAAAACCGAAATGCGCTGCAGCAGCCAGGTGATCACCTCCAGCTTCAAAAGCTGCGAAACCAGCGCCAGCCCCAGAAGTAGCATGAGCAGCCCCGTGAGGATGCGTGCCCCGCGCGTGGCGCGGAAGAACAGGTAGGCCTGATAGACCAGCACGGCGAGGATGAGAATCTCCACGCCATCGCGCCAATGCTGTTTTAGGATTTCCCACATGGTGGCTGTTCTTGCTCAAAGCCTAACGAAAGGCTGTATGCAAGGATTTCATGATGTTCCGGCGCATTTGCCCCGCCTTTTCTCACTTCCTGAGGCCCAGGCTCCAGAATGCTCATGACAAAGCCCCACCCTTTCTGATACAAAGCCGCTCATGTGCTGCTTTTCTGGCCCCGTCCATGAAGTCAAAAACACCCGCATTTTTGCCAGGGTCGGTCAGCGGGGACATCAGGCCATCGTTTATCAAATGGGTATCCAGGCGGACCAGGAAGTCGCCATGGTCCTGCCTATTCCCGTGAAGGCTGGGGAAGGGGAGAAAGCCGTCACATTTCATGACCTGCAGGGTTATCCAGCGCTCTTCGACGATCTTCACAAAGCCTTTCCGGTGCCTGCAAGCACGTACAGCGATACGTTTGGGGCCGCTCCCGCGCCTGCGCCCGGAAGGGGCAACCTAAAGGTCGTCTCCGTCGGGGCTTTCGATGCCAGCTATGTGCCCGGCATCGCCGACTTCACCCGTCTGGATGAGCGCTTCCGCCTGCCCGCCGATGTCTGGCCCCAGCTCCCTGGCTATCCCGAGTTTGGCTTTGCTGTGTTCAAGCTGAAGCCCGGCCATTCCAAGATCCAGCCCATGGCCTTCACCTTTCCCACAGCGCGGCCCGCAGAAATCTTCTTTCCCACCCTGCACATCCACGACGGCAAGATTCACGAGAAAGAGCGCTTCGACCACACGCTATATTGCAAGAGCACCCGGCACGATCTCTCCAAATGGGAGGAGTCGCCCAAGCTCGCCGTCAGCTTTGCCAAATGCGGCCTCACCCATGGCATGCTGCGGCCCGAACAGCATGTCTATCGCCGCAGTCTGCATGGGCTGCTGGTGAATGGCGACATCGTCGTCAAAGCGAAGCAGGGCTGACTTCCACGCAATTGTTTCCTGGCGATTTGCAAGACCCGCCGATCACCCGCTGCAAAGTAGCCTTTCGCCCACCCTACTCTTTCCATGGCGCATCGTTTCCACGGCCCCTCAGATTAAAGTGTTGCCGTTGAAATTATAAAATTTTACAAACATCCGCCTAACAGGATGTTGCGAGCATGAACGCCGAACAAATTTCAAAAGCGGCGGAACGCCCTGCCAGCCTCCCTGTGCAGGGTCGCAAGGTCGTCCTACTTGCCATTCTTTTGGTTAGTCTTCTCAGCCTCCCGTTCGGGGCCGTTTCTCAAGAGCGGGAGTATTTCCCCATCACGCCCAATCCCAGGGTCCCGCCCACGGTCAATCCCAACCCGTCGCGGCCCTTTGATGTCCGTCCCTCCGACGTCCGCCGCCCGCCTTCCTCCCTCAATCCCGACAAGCCGAAGACCGTCGATAAAAACAAGATCAAGTCCCTCTTCGACAAAGCCAAGGATCAGCCGGAGCCGAAAAAGAAATCTTCCGGCGGCGGCGTCAGCACCCAGAGCGCCACCGGCACCTCCAAGGAGCCCAAGGCCAAACCGCGCCCCGACCGCCTGCCTGAGCCGGAGCCGCCAAAGCCCGCCGCCAGCCGCGGACGCGATCCTGAGAAAAAGGTGTTCCCGCTGGAAAGCCCCGCCGAAAGTCTGCCGCTGAATCCAGAGACGGTCACTTCTCCGCCTAACAAGGTCAATGACCTGCCCCCTCCCAGTACCGCGGTCCTGCCCACCATCAAGGCCGAGGACATGCGCATCGGGCCACAGATTGACCCCCGGCCTTTGGACCTCGGAGTCTTCCAGCAGGTGCCGGAGCGGCCCAGTGTGGAGCTTCCCAAAGGTGGGGCCGAACTCCCCGGCACCGGCCTGCCAGGGAAGGATGGCATCGGTGGACTCAAAGGTGGCTTTCAGGGCGGGCTTCAACGCCCCGACCTCAACCACGACACGGGCGAAGAACGCTACCAAGGGGAATCCCCTTTTGCCAACAATCCTGCCACCGATCCCTCCGGCGCGCTGGGAGAAGCGGGCGGCTGGCTGGGTACCGCTGGTCAGGCCTACGGTGGCAAAGGAGGCAAGACCATGGAGCAGGTGGGCGGTCTCATGCAGTCTGAAAGCCTGGGCCAGGCCGCAGGCAAAGGGGCCGACATTCTGCTGCCTGGCAGCGGCTCCTTTGTGGAGGCTGCTGCCAATGGTGACACCACGGGCATGGTGAATGCGGGTGCCACCGCTGCGGGCAATCTCGCTTCAGATCTCGCCATCGGCCTCATCCTCGGTTTTGTCGGCGGCGGCATCCTGGGCATGGCCATTGGTTATGCCCTCTCCGCCACCGGGGCTGGTCGGGCCATCGCAGACGGAGTTACGGCAGGCGTGAAATGGATTGCAGAAAAAGTCGGCCTCGGGGGTGGTGAAAAGCCTCCCGAACCTGAACCCGCTCCCGCTCCAGAGCCCGAAATCTACGACGAAAATCACTCCAAAGGCGGCGGCAAAAAAGGCCCCTCCGTCATCAATGAAAACCAGATCCGCCCTCTCCAGGATCAGCTCAACGAAGACCTTCTTGGGGAAAACCGCGACGCCGAAGAATTTGTGGATACCTCTGATGCCCCACCTCCCAGCAAAGTCGCCGTCGGTGCTGGTTGCGACCCTGAAGAACTGGCCAACAAAGGCGGCGGCACCATCAATTTCAAAGATCCTTTTACCGTCAAAGATATGGAAAAACCCGGCTACGATAAATACTAAAGACCCGGCCCACAGCACACTCCCCTTTCATCTCCCTATGCATTGCTCCCGTCTCCTTCATCTCGGCTCCTTCGCCCTCCTGCTGGCGCTCGCCTCCCCGCTGCAGGCCGAACTCAGCCCCGCTCATCAGCGCTTGGCTGCCACCATGAACGCCGGAGATCCCGACCAGACCATCCTGGCGGCGGATGCGCTTTTGAGCCAACAACCCCAAGACGTCACCGCCCTGCGGGCCAAGGCCATCGCCCTCATGGAAAAGGAGCAGTTGCCGGAAGCCATTGCCCTGCTCCGTCAAGCCTTGAAAATCGACCCCGACAGCGTCGCCTGCCGTTATTACCTGGCCGAAGCGCTGGGCACGAATGGCGATGTCGCTGAATCGGTTCGGCTACTGGATGAGGTGAAACTGCGTGCGCCTGACTCTGAATATGCTCGCCGGGCGGATGTGGTGCTGCCTGAGCTGCGCCCCATGCTGGCGGAAATCTCCCCCTTTTATGACACCTCCCTCGGCTCCAACATGATCGAGTCCCCAGCCGGGGCCGAGAGGCGCTTTAAGGCTCAACTGCGTCTGGCTATGGAATACGATGACAACGTAGCAGCGCGTGCTTCCAATTCCCCCCTCACCGGCCCCGAGGCCTCAGGCCGCGTGCTGCTCGGCTGGGCGCTCGACTACACACCGCTGCATCAGGCGCTGGATTCCGGCCCCTTCAGCCTCGGTCTCACCCTGGACGGCTACCAGAGCTGGCACGAACGCCAGGCCCTGAACGATTTTGATGTGAATCAAAATATCGTCGGTGCCTACCTGGATCGCCAGGGCAAGCTGGACACCCTGCCCTACCGGGCCCGCCTTTCCGGCAACTGGGAATACACCGAGGTGGGCAACGAATTTTTCAACCACGCCGTCGGTTTCAAGACCCTTTTTGACCTTCAGTGGAAGCCCTGGGCCATGACCTCCCTCCACTACGGTCTCGACGACAAGGACTTCAATGACGACACAGCCACCCCCGGCACCTTTTCCCGCGATGGCACCTACCAGACCGCCGGAGTGGACCAATACTTCTACCTCTGTGAAAACCGCCTCATTTTGGGTCTGGGCTACGCCTACCGCTGGGCCGACACTCGCGGCACCCAGTTTGAAACCAGTGCCCACAGCGTGAACACCTCCGTACAAGTCTCCCTGCCCTGGAAGCTCACCTGGCGCGGGGCCCTCAGCTACTCCAGCGAGGACTTCACCCAGTACACACCGGATCCTCAACGACTGGATAATGCCTGGATGGTCTCCACCTCGCTCTCCCGCCCCATCTTCAACGAGAACCTGAGCGTCGAGCTCAGCTACCACTACTTCATTGCCGACTCCTCCGTCGCCTTCGCCGAATACCAGCGCCACATCGTCGGCCTGGGCCTCAGATACCGTTATTGATCTCAACCTCTGGCAATCTACCCCATGAAAAAGTTTCTCTCCATTCTGGCCATCGCTTTCGTTTCGCTCAGCGCGATCTCGCTGCAAGCAGGCACCGTGAAAGCCGAAGAAGAATTTGACCGCACAGCCGGCCTCTTCAAACGCACTTGGAAAC
This is a stretch of genomic DNA from Prosthecobacter algae. It encodes these proteins:
- the glmM gene encoding phosphoglucosamine mutase; this translates as MSEKRQFFGTDGVRAVANRHPMTPEFVLRLGQAAAAVLGSRTEGGDRPRCIIGRDTRASGEMLESALIAGLNSAGVDVVLAGMVPTPAVAMLAAQTGANFGVVVSASHNPFEDNGIKFVHGNGRKLSDKTEIAIEKIVLGNTEEATRPEGRGIGRVSRMADSVERYVAHAVASMGGLRLDGMRVALDNAHGAASYTSALALEQLGADVQVFHSEPDGFNINEECGCTHSEELERLVRQSQAQAGIAHDGDADRIALCDEEAIALDGDELMAIAAESMLRKGTLKQNTLAVTIMSNYGLDDLVSRLGGRVIRTNVGDRYVLEEMHSRGLNLGGEQSGHIIFGDWATTGDGLIAGLQVLKIMKETGEPLSHLRKCLKKFPQAARNLRVRSKPPITELADAQKIIKETEKKLGDYGRVLLRYSGTESLIRLLIEGRDVEYLEAQADKIASAILAQIG
- the cdaA gene encoding diadenylate cyclase CdaA, with translation MWEILKQHWRDGVEILILAVLVYQAYLFFRATRGARILTGLLMLLLGLALVSQLLKLEVITWLLQRISVFLAIALVVLFQPELRRVLAELGSHRMFSLNRPDPESLDVLLEAMQQLSARRCGALFAIKRGIDLRLLAETGVSVDARLSPELITTIFHPKTALHDGGAIIDQGRIASAGCVFPVSQREVRDRAIGLRHRAAMGVTEETDAIALIVSEESGALSLAYRGKLEHDLEPEELRDRLNELLTFGAAAPEPVQEEPTRDLGPV
- a CDS encoding tetratricopeptide repeat protein, coding for MHCSRLLHLGSFALLLALASPLQAELSPAHQRLAATMNAGDPDQTILAADALLSQQPQDVTALRAKAIALMEKEQLPEAIALLRQALKIDPDSVACRYYLAEALGTNGDVAESVRLLDEVKLRAPDSEYARRADVVLPELRPMLAEISPFYDTSLGSNMIESPAGAERRFKAQLRLAMEYDDNVAARASNSPLTGPEASGRVLLGWALDYTPLHQALDSGPFSLGLTLDGYQSWHERQALNDFDVNQNIVGAYLDRQGKLDTLPYRARLSGNWEYTEVGNEFFNHAVGFKTLFDLQWKPWAMTSLHYGLDDKDFNDDTATPGTFSRDGTYQTAGVDQYFYLCENRLILGLGYAYRWADTRGTQFETSAHSVNTSVQVSLPWKLTWRGALSYSSEDFTQYTPDPQRLDNAWMVSTSLSRPIFNENLSVELSYHYFIADSSVAFAEYQRHIVGLGLRYRY